A genomic stretch from Marinimicrobium sp. C6131 includes:
- a CDS encoding glycoside hydrolase family 88 protein, with amino-acid sequence MLKYPPLSGTLLVAAAALAGCSQESPTTEPKTPSPEPTQAQAAPVAQVQLSNALSRALSDEPFYVSFDELGLTHQDALSSELGATVNGTPVATQLIDRDGDGQKDGLLTLVNLPAAGHIELIIDRGLASQAPAVAKRTQAEISHRVGGEWQPHSDENREGMYEYVGGEFENVDRLTPPEEHSDHSYYIRYEGPGIESDRVGYRVYLDWRNGFDIFGKKTHDMVLQDVGQDGYDSYHEPADWGMDILKVGDALGVGGYGYWDGEQVHRVSEVDGWDARILDNGDLYSSFSIHYKGWQVADTRVDLTAQLSMTAGSRLVHVDLELSDELDNLTTGIVKHPDTELIEGEVDITGKAYTYVASWGKQSLSGEDDYLGMALLFRKSDREEQTEDDHNYVTVLDAAGDDVDYYFLAAWQHELDGITTREAFVEYLEGEAERLTLAPRERLTTAHSQEQKSAPADAEAALNWSKRLADSELDRKTMKYHVDGWDTNRERPPKFEYDIIGLLPMAYDELNEVAPAERYAKVLPHVTGSFIGEDGEIARYKMTNFSVDNVKPGVGVLRLWEQTGEERFKLAADQLREHLHKHPRTSGGAFWHKERYPWQVWLDGVYMAMPFMAHYARLFEEGEQQHESWSEVVKEFEITREELRDPETGLYYHAWDEKKQQDWADPETGLSEHFWGRGFGWLTMATVDVLDFIPEEETELRQPIIDMIQEIAVDLQKYQDPTGTWWQIMDQPEAPGNYRESSATAMFAYFYAKAIRMGYLDDSFLPVARKAYDGLINEFVTVHEDGKISMTNICLVAGLGFGRDGSYHYYMSEPVWENDPKGTGPFILAGIEMHRLLKDQ; translated from the coding sequence ATGCTGAAATACCCACCGCTTTCCGGCACGCTATTGGTAGCGGCGGCCGCGCTGGCTGGCTGCAGCCAGGAGTCCCCCACCACCGAACCGAAAACGCCGAGCCCCGAGCCAACACAGGCCCAGGCGGCCCCGGTCGCCCAGGTCCAGTTGTCCAACGCCCTGAGCCGCGCCCTCAGCGATGAACCCTTTTATGTCAGCTTTGACGAGCTCGGATTGACGCATCAGGACGCCCTGAGCAGCGAACTCGGTGCCACCGTAAACGGGACTCCTGTCGCCACGCAGCTCATTGATCGTGACGGCGATGGACAGAAAGACGGCCTGCTCACGCTGGTCAATCTCCCCGCGGCAGGCCACATTGAACTGATTATTGATCGCGGGCTCGCCAGTCAGGCGCCGGCGGTGGCCAAGCGCACACAGGCGGAAATTTCCCATAGGGTCGGCGGCGAATGGCAGCCCCATTCCGATGAAAACCGTGAAGGCATGTACGAGTATGTCGGCGGCGAGTTTGAAAATGTCGACCGCCTGACGCCGCCGGAAGAGCACTCTGATCACTCCTACTATATCCGCTACGAGGGCCCCGGCATCGAGTCGGACCGGGTGGGTTATCGGGTCTACCTCGACTGGCGCAACGGCTTCGATATTTTCGGCAAGAAAACCCACGACATGGTTCTGCAGGATGTCGGTCAGGACGGCTACGACTCCTACCACGAGCCGGCCGACTGGGGCATGGACATTCTCAAGGTCGGCGATGCCCTGGGCGTCGGCGGCTACGGATACTGGGACGGCGAGCAAGTACACCGCGTTTCCGAAGTGGACGGGTGGGATGCCAGGATTCTGGATAACGGCGACCTCTATTCTTCATTCAGTATCCACTACAAAGGCTGGCAGGTGGCCGACACCAGGGTTGATCTGACCGCCCAACTGTCCATGACCGCTGGCAGCCGCCTGGTGCACGTCGACCTGGAACTGAGCGACGAGCTGGACAACCTGACCACCGGTATCGTCAAGCACCCGGACACTGAGCTGATTGAAGGTGAAGTGGACATTACCGGCAAGGCCTACACCTATGTGGCCAGTTGGGGCAAACAGAGCCTGAGCGGTGAAGACGACTATTTGGGCATGGCCCTGCTGTTCCGCAAATCCGACCGCGAGGAGCAGACCGAAGACGACCACAACTACGTGACCGTACTCGACGCGGCGGGCGACGATGTGGACTACTACTTTCTGGCGGCCTGGCAGCACGAGCTGGACGGCATTACCACTCGTGAGGCGTTTGTCGAATACCTTGAAGGCGAGGCCGAACGCCTGACCCTGGCACCGCGCGAGCGGCTCACCACCGCTCACAGCCAGGAACAGAAAAGTGCACCTGCGGACGCCGAGGCGGCGCTGAACTGGAGCAAGCGCCTGGCCGACTCCGAGCTGGATCGCAAAACCATGAAGTACCATGTGGACGGCTGGGACACCAACCGCGAGCGTCCGCCCAAGTTTGAATACGACATCATCGGCCTGCTGCCGATGGCCTATGACGAACTCAACGAAGTGGCACCGGCGGAGCGTTACGCCAAAGTTCTGCCCCATGTGACCGGCAGCTTTATTGGCGAAGATGGTGAGATTGCCCGCTATAAAATGACCAACTTCAGTGTGGATAACGTCAAGCCCGGTGTGGGCGTCCTACGCTTGTGGGAACAGACCGGAGAAGAGCGCTTCAAACTCGCCGCCGATCAGCTGCGTGAGCACCTGCATAAACACCCCCGCACCAGCGGTGGTGCCTTCTGGCACAAGGAGCGCTATCCTTGGCAGGTATGGCTGGACGGCGTTTACATGGCCATGCCGTTCATGGCCCATTACGCCCGGCTTTTTGAAGAGGGTGAGCAGCAACACGAGAGCTGGTCCGAGGTGGTCAAGGAGTTTGAAATCACCCGCGAAGAGCTGCGCGATCCCGAAACCGGGCTGTACTACCATGCCTGGGACGAAAAGAAGCAGCAGGACTGGGCCGATCCCGAAACAGGCCTGTCCGAGCACTTCTGGGGACGCGGTTTTGGCTGGCTCACCATGGCCACCGTCGATGTGCTCGACTTTATTCCGGAAGAAGAAACCGAGCTGCGCCAACCGATCATTGATATGATCCAGGAAATCGCCGTGGATCTGCAGAAGTACCAGGACCCCACCGGCACCTGGTGGCAGATCATGGATCAGCCAGAGGCACCGGGTAACTACCGGGAGTCCAGTGCGACCGCCATGTTCGCCTACTTCTACGCCAAGGCCATACGCATGGGCTACCTGGATGACAGCTTCCTTCCGGTTGCCCGGAAAGCCTACGATGGTCTGATCAATGAGTTTGTCACCGTCCATGAGGATGGCAAGATCAGCATGACCAACATCTGTCTGGTCGCGGGACTGGGTTTTGGCCGGGATGGCAGCTATCACTACTACATGAGCGAGCCGGTGTGGGAAAACGACCCGAAAGGCACCGGACCGTTTATCCTTGCCGGCATCGAAATGCACCGACTGCTGAAGGACCAGTAA
- a CDS encoding UxaA family hydrolase — translation MANIIHLHERDNVGVCKGAIPAGTALIEPELTLLDDIPAMHKVALVDIPEGQPILKYGQVIGFASGAIKAGQHVHSHNCKMGEAEKDYGFCRNARPTDFVPESERATFRGYRRANGKVGTRNYIGILTTVNCSATVAKAIAQHFTFSGELDDYPNIDGVVAFTHETGCGMRSDGEGYETLRRTFDGYARHPNFGGILMVGLGCETMQVRRVMEESGLGDTDTFQAYTIQDVGGTRKAIERGIEVLRGMLTGVNQHTRETVPASELTLAVQCGGSDAFSGITANPALGAAGDILIRHGGTVIYSETPEIFGAEHLLTQRARTPELAQKLLDRIEWWQDYTARNDFELDNNPSPGNKAGGLTTIMEKSLGAQAKSGSTEMVGVYLYGEEVKEKGLVFMDSPGFDPVSVTGQVASGANVVCFTTGRGSAFGFKPAPSLKLASNSELYQRMQEDIDINCGGILDGEKTLQECAEEIFRVVLATASGELTQSEKLGYGDNEFNPWKIGAVV, via the coding sequence TTGGCGAACATCATTCATCTGCACGAGCGCGATAATGTTGGCGTGTGTAAAGGGGCTATTCCGGCGGGTACGGCGCTGATTGAACCCGAGTTGACGCTGCTCGACGATATTCCGGCCATGCATAAAGTCGCGCTGGTGGATATCCCGGAAGGACAGCCTATATTGAAATACGGCCAGGTGATCGGCTTTGCCTCCGGGGCCATCAAGGCCGGTCAGCATGTACACAGCCATAACTGCAAAATGGGTGAGGCGGAAAAAGACTATGGTTTTTGCCGCAACGCCAGGCCAACGGATTTTGTGCCCGAGAGTGAGCGCGCCACGTTCCGGGGCTATCGGCGCGCCAATGGCAAGGTCGGGACTCGCAACTACATCGGTATCCTGACCACCGTGAATTGCTCTGCGACGGTCGCCAAGGCCATCGCCCAGCACTTTACCTTCTCCGGCGAGCTGGACGATTACCCGAATATTGATGGCGTCGTGGCCTTCACCCACGAAACCGGCTGCGGTATGCGCTCCGATGGTGAAGGGTATGAAACCCTGCGACGCACCTTTGACGGTTATGCTCGTCACCCCAACTTCGGCGGCATTCTCATGGTTGGACTCGGCTGCGAAACCATGCAGGTGCGCCGGGTAATGGAAGAAAGCGGCCTGGGGGATACCGATACCTTTCAGGCGTACACCATTCAGGATGTCGGCGGTACCCGCAAGGCGATTGAGCGCGGTATCGAGGTGCTGCGCGGCATGTTGACCGGGGTGAATCAGCACACCCGCGAAACTGTTCCGGCCAGCGAGTTGACTCTGGCGGTCCAGTGCGGCGGTTCAGATGCTTTTTCCGGTATTACCGCCAACCCCGCGCTGGGCGCGGCGGGGGATATTCTGATCCGTCACGGCGGCACCGTCATCTACTCGGAGACGCCGGAAATTTTCGGCGCCGAGCACTTGCTGACCCAGCGCGCCAGGACGCCCGAGCTCGCCCAAAAGTTGCTCGATCGCATTGAGTGGTGGCAGGATTATACGGCGCGCAACGATTTTGAACTGGACAACAACCCCTCTCCCGGCAACAAAGCCGGCGGTTTGACCACCATCATGGAAAAGTCTCTGGGGGCTCAGGCCAAGAGTGGCTCCACCGAAATGGTGGGTGTGTACCTGTACGGGGAAGAGGTGAAAGAAAAGGGGCTGGTGTTCATGGATAGCCCCGGGTTTGACCCTGTGTCGGTTACCGGGCAGGTTGCCTCGGGCGCCAACGTGGTATGCTTTACCACCGGTCGCGGTTCCGCATTTGGTTTCAAGCCCGCGCCGAGTCTGAAGCTGGCCAGCAATTCCGAGCTGTATCAGCGGATGCAGGAAGACATTGATATCAATTGCGGTGGTATTCTGGATGGTGAGAAAACCCTGCAGGAATGCGCCGAAGAAATCTTCCGGGTCGTACTCGCGACGGCCTCGGGAGAGCTGACCCAGAGCGAGAAACTCGGGTACGGTGATAATGAGTTCAACCCCTGGAAAATAGGGGCCGTGGTGTAG
- a CDS encoding Re/Si-specific NAD(P)(+) transhydrogenase subunit alpha has product MKIAIPKERREHERRVAATPETVKKLIALGAEVAVEAGAGLSSRITDAAYEAAGATLVNDLSTLLGDADVVFKVQRPLLGEGDQPDELSPMKKGALLIAGLSPYAEPDAIKRYAEAGVTAIAMEFVPRITRAQSMDILSSQSNLAGYRAVLEAAYVYDRAMPMMMTAAGTIAPARVMVLGAGVAGLQAIATAKRLGAIVSATDVRPVAKEQVESLGGKFVMVESDETKEAETAGGYAKEMSEDYKRKQAELVAETLKKQDIAICTALIPGRKAPILINDEMVHSMRPGSVIVDLAAEQGGNCTLSRPGEVVDVNGVSIIGHYNIPSRLSADASSLFAKNLLNYLTPLIDAESKTLNVDWDDEIVAASVLTRDGQVVHSAFQSEQ; this is encoded by the coding sequence ATGAAAATAGCGATACCCAAAGAGCGTCGCGAGCACGAGCGGCGTGTGGCCGCAACACCCGAGACGGTCAAGAAACTGATTGCACTCGGTGCCGAGGTGGCGGTGGAGGCGGGCGCGGGCCTGTCCAGCCGCATCACCGATGCGGCCTACGAGGCGGCCGGTGCCACTCTGGTCAACGACTTGAGCACGCTGCTCGGCGATGCCGATGTGGTGTTCAAGGTCCAGCGCCCCCTGCTGGGCGAAGGCGATCAGCCCGATGAGCTGTCCCCCATGAAGAAAGGGGCACTCCTGATCGCAGGTCTGTCCCCCTATGCTGAACCCGACGCGATCAAACGTTATGCCGAGGCCGGTGTGACCGCCATCGCCATGGAGTTTGTGCCCCGTATCACCCGTGCCCAGAGCATGGATATCCTCAGTTCTCAAAGCAACCTCGCCGGTTACCGTGCGGTATTGGAGGCGGCTTACGTCTACGACCGTGCGATGCCCATGATGATGACCGCCGCCGGGACCATCGCCCCGGCCCGGGTGATGGTGCTCGGGGCCGGTGTGGCTGGTCTGCAGGCCATCGCCACCGCCAAGCGCCTGGGCGCCATCGTCTCGGCCACCGACGTTCGCCCCGTCGCCAAAGAGCAGGTGGAAAGCCTGGGCGGCAAGTTTGTGATGGTCGAGAGCGACGAGACCAAAGAGGCGGAAACCGCCGGTGGTTACGCCAAGGAAATGAGCGAAGACTACAAGCGCAAACAGGCGGAGTTGGTGGCGGAAACCCTGAAGAAGCAGGACATCGCCATCTGCACCGCGCTGATCCCCGGCCGCAAGGCCCCCATCCTGATCAACGACGAGATGGTGCACAGCATGCGCCCGGGGTCGGTGATTGTGGATCTGGCGGCAGAGCAGGGCGGCAACTGTACCCTGTCCAGGCCTGGAGAGGTGGTGGATGTGAACGGTGTGTCGATCATTGGCCACTACAACATCCCCAGTCGACTCTCCGCCGACGCCAGTTCGTTGTTCGCCAAGAACCTGCTCAACTACCTGACGCCCCTGATCGACGCCGAGAGCAAGACGCTCAACGTTGACTGGGACGATGAAATTGTCGCCGCCTCGGTACTGACGCGCGACGGTCAGGTGGTTCACTCCGCTTTCCAGTCCGAACAATAA
- a CDS encoding NAD(P) transhydrogenase subunit alpha — translation MEANFIQQLSIFVLAIFVGYYVVWSVTPALHTPLMAVTNAISSVIIVGALIAAGPESMSLSKALGFVAMTLAAINIFGGFTVTQRMLAMYKKKK, via the coding sequence ATGGAAGCCAATTTCATTCAGCAGTTATCCATTTTCGTGCTGGCGATTTTCGTCGGCTACTACGTCGTCTGGAGTGTCACCCCGGCACTGCACACCCCGCTGATGGCTGTCACCAACGCCATCTCCAGTGTGATCATTGTGGGCGCGTTGATCGCCGCCGGCCCCGAGAGCATGAGCCTGTCCAAAGCCCTGGGCTTTGTGGCCATGACGCTGGCCGCGATCAATATCTTCGGTGGCTTTACCGTCACCCAACGCATGCTCGCCATGTACAAGAAGAAAAAGTAA
- a CDS encoding NAD(P)(+) transhydrogenase (Re/Si-specific) subunit beta, which produces MTELHANLTSLAYLVAAVLFIMALRGLSSPETSRTGNICGMLGMLIAVVTTVFSPEVQSYEWIVAALVLGAVIGITIARRIAMTAMPQLVAAFHSLVGMAAVLVAGAAFTNPGAFDLVGSTGDIFIASRVEMALGVVIGAITFSGSVIAFTKLQGLVSGAPVSFGGQHFLNALLGLVILGLIVYFCIDQQPWIFWTMTALAFIIGVLIIIPIGGADMPVVVSMLNSYSGWAAAGIGFTLKNDALIVTGALVGSSGAILSYIMCKGMNRSFFNVILGGFGGDSSAGGPAGAADDRPVKQGSAEDAAFIMKNAGSVIIVPGYGMAVAQAQHALREMCDELKEAGVTIKYAIHPVAGRMPGHMNVLLAEANVPYDEVFELEDINSEFQTTDVAFVIGANDVTNPAAKTDPASPIYGMPILDVEKAKTVLFVKRGMSAGYAGVQNELFYKDNTMMLFGDAKKMVETILRNLD; this is translated from the coding sequence ATGACTGAACTACACGCGAATCTGACCTCGCTGGCCTATCTGGTCGCGGCGGTCCTGTTTATCATGGCCCTGCGCGGCCTGTCCTCGCCGGAAACCTCACGGACCGGCAACATCTGCGGCATGCTCGGTATGCTGATTGCGGTGGTGACCACCGTGTTCAGCCCGGAAGTGCAATCCTACGAATGGATTGTGGCGGCCCTGGTACTGGGCGCGGTGATCGGTATCACCATCGCCCGGCGCATCGCCATGACTGCGATGCCGCAACTGGTGGCGGCTTTTCACAGCCTGGTGGGTATGGCCGCCGTGTTGGTCGCCGGAGCGGCTTTTACCAATCCAGGCGCGTTTGATCTGGTGGGCTCCACCGGCGACATTTTTATCGCCAGTCGCGTTGAGATGGCCCTGGGCGTCGTGATCGGTGCCATCACCTTTTCCGGGTCCGTGATTGCCTTCACCAAACTGCAGGGCCTGGTCTCTGGCGCGCCGGTGTCTTTTGGTGGCCAGCATTTTCTGAACGCATTGCTGGGTCTGGTGATTCTCGGGTTGATCGTCTACTTCTGCATCGATCAGCAGCCCTGGATTTTCTGGACCATGACCGCCCTGGCGTTCATCATCGGCGTGCTGATCATCATCCCCATCGGTGGTGCCGACATGCCGGTGGTGGTCTCCATGCTCAACTCCTATTCCGGCTGGGCGGCGGCGGGTATCGGTTTTACCCTGAAGAACGATGCTCTGATCGTCACCGGCGCTCTGGTGGGGTCTTCGGGCGCGATTCTGTCCTACATCATGTGTAAAGGCATGAACCGTTCCTTCTTCAATGTGATTCTCGGTGGCTTTGGTGGCGATTCGTCCGCTGGTGGTCCCGCGGGCGCGGCGGATGATCGTCCGGTCAAGCAGGGCAGCGCGGAAGATGCGGCCTTCATCATGAAAAACGCCGGCTCGGTCATCATCGTGCCTGGCTACGGTATGGCGGTTGCCCAGGCTCAGCACGCGCTGCGTGAAATGTGCGATGAGCTGAAGGAGGCGGGTGTGACGATCAAGTATGCGATTCATCCGGTGGCGGGTCGTATGCCCGGTCACATGAACGTATTGCTGGCGGAAGCGAATGTACCTTATGACGAGGTGTTCGAGCTGGAGGATATCAACAGCGAGTTCCAGACTACAGACGTCGCCTTTGTGATCGGCGCCAACGATGTGACCAACCCGGCGGCGAAGACTGATCCGGCGAGCCCGATTTACGGTATGCCGATTCTGGATGTGGAGAAGGCGAAGACGGTACTGTTCGTCAAGCGCGGTATGTCG